Below is a genomic region from Helianthus annuus cultivar XRQ/B chromosome 2, HanXRQr2.0-SUNRISE, whole genome shotgun sequence.
acatttcggtgtaacacatgttacatgttgTATCTTAAaaaacatgtttacctataagTACTTAAAAAATATAAAGCATAGTAGGAACACAACTTTTAAGGATGTTACAAACGTTGTAGATAAGATGTTACATGTGCACACACAATTAACATGTGTAACATGGCGACAAGTGTCATGTGTGATCTTTTTTTGTTACCCTAGGGTGCTAAACGTATTACAACGTTCATAACGCACGTAAACTTATACTAACATCCATCCCTATGTCCACAGATGATCTAGAACATACTCCACATTACCATCTTTACGAGTTACATATGTGCAGTCCCGATTTTTTGTGCAAGTAGGTAAAAACctgttgtaacacgtgttacatatGTGCAGCCCCGATTTTTTGTAATAAAGAGGtttaacatatgtaacacatgtttgtaacatgtgttacactggaGGGTAACTTCTGTACAACATCAAAGATACCCACCACTTGCCCTTCATCGACTTCTTGTTCCCATTCTTCATCGGTTTCTCCATCTACCTTCTTTCGTTATCGTTCTGTTTCTTTATCGTTCTGCTTTCGCTTATTAGCCAGCCTACCCGTCACGGACCTGGTCATTCTCCTCACTCTTGCAAATACAACAGCCATAGTAAATACATAATAACACAAGTAATATTTCCGGAGTTATTTAACTCAACAAACAGGTACGAGATAGGTAACACATGTTACCTGAAACTGTATTTTGCACCGAAACTACACAATCACACTCTCTGATGCACTCGGGACGTTGCATTTTTTCTGCACACACCTTTCCACCCTACGCCTTCACATTTTAACAAAAAATGCCCACATTCAGCTAATCCGACACTAAAAACACAATCTCAATACTAAATCTAACAACATTACCAAACCAAACCGCTTAAACAGAGAAAAAATAACAGTTGAACAGTCCTAAACAAACAATAATCACAAATTAaaaaagattgaaaaaaaaaCCAAAGAATCCAAACCAAATGACACCTAACCGAGTATAAAACCAGAGAatccgaaccaaaataaaacAAGAGAATCCAAAAAGACTGAACCATACTTGGACTGGATCACTAACCGAAAACCTGAACCGAGTCCCGATCTGCGGCTGACTCGAATCTGAACTGAGCTAAAATCAGAATCCCCACTCCGGTTGCCTGTAACACCGTCATCGGCACCGACGGTTCGTCGGAGAACCTCCATCGTTGTAGACGAAGGCTTGCAATCAGAATCCCCACTCTGGTTGCCTGTAACACCGTCGTCGGCACCGACGGTTCGTCGGAGAACCTCCACCGCTGTAGACGACGGCTTGTCCGTCGTCCATGGTCGTCTTCTTCTCTCTCTTAAATCTCTCTCTCTACCTCCTGaactctctcacacacacttgtgtgtgttcttggtgtttattttgaaacatggagagagagagaatgaatgatgatgatgatggtgaatttacagaagaagaagaaagagatagaatgatatattttgaattctaaaagaagaagaaagaagaaagagggAGAATGAAATGATGGGTAATAAATGACTTGATGGGATGGGGGAGAGAGTGAAATGATGGCTTGAACAAATGACTAATTTGCCCTTTAAACATGTGTTTAAAGATATGATGTGGATCAATCTTGACCACACAATTCAGGTTTCCTAAGTTTTCTAGATTAAATGGGTTTTCCATAGATACTTACACTGTATAATGATGCACAATTATAAATATAGTTAACTACAATTATATATGTATAATCACACAGTTGATAAATGTTACAAAATTAATCATTTTATAGATATGTGTGTAACAATAATGTACTTCAATTATAAATTAATGATGATAACTTTTTTTAATTCaaggaaattaaaaaaaaaattataaaacatgtaaaacttatttattttacaTTAAAAAAATGGTTGAATTAGGTGAACGTGAACAATATGATTTTTTTATCTTTTCAGTTATAACATACATTTAGTTCATCAAACCCATTCGTCCATCCTTTACATCATCTCCACCTCATCATGTCTTCTCATTCCCATCAAGTGGTGGTGTTCCTTTTCATCCCCTTCCATAAAAGAGCAACATGCAGAAACAAGAGAGAGAAATAGATAGAAACATATGTGTGTGCAGTCGAGAAAATGGGAAGAAGTCCCCGAAGTCACCAAAACCGAATGGAGGGGGCGGTGTTCCCCTTCGGCGCTGATGGAAACTCAGCTCTCCCGACCCATGCCAACACCCACACCCTATGGCCTTAAATTGTTATTGATTTATATAGTAGCTAGCTATTGTTTGTCTTAATTAAGGGTCCAAATCAACTTCTCACATTAAAAAAACATTAATTTAATATAGTGTGTGCAATCAATGACACTTAGACCTTTGGGTATACTTTAACATAACTTAACTCTACCTAAGAGACACAACTTTTTTTCCTCATTTCACTTTGTCTCACTCTAAGGAAATGGTctaacatgttaacacataactcatttaatgcactttaacaTTAGGTTTTgtctaaaaaaagaaaataataattaattcaatcttttaacattgggttaacatgttaacacataactcatttaatgcactttaacaTAAGGAGGGAGTGGTTTGCAATGTTAGTTAACATGGCATGTCATTGTTAACACTCTAGATGTTAGAGTACACCCCATGGTCTTATACACATATAGTCACACAATTCGAATAGATTATAGGCCTATATACAATTAAATTCAAAATCAAACCATAATAAATGACATAATAACCAAACAAAACTATAATTTGTTTTAAGCTTTTCGATTTCAGAGGCAAGTGTCCGCGACTAATAAGCCTAGGATAGGTAaataagggtctgtttggtatgaggtaatggaatggataaAGGAGTGacatggatcattaccattccatagTCTTGTTTTGTTTCCATATGGGAATGGAATGAATCATTACCATGTGTTGTTTGGTAGGTGGGAAAAGGTTAATAATAAAATTTGCGATGCGTGGTAGTAGTgggtggtgggggtgggtgtgacaacccgaactttcaaggtttgtgCCTTTCAGTCTTGCGATCTTAATTCCTCGTCATTTCTCTTCAATGCATTACACATTTCATGCTAAGTAACATCCTGTTAATCGTATGATTATTTCGTTAATAAAGCACACTAATATTTTTGGGTCACACCTTAGTGTTTCAAATAAATGGTTGTTTTAGCGGGCCGCATCTCAAACCCTCGAAGCCCAAAGAGAGCCTAATTGGTGTAAGCCTAATGGTGGCTTAAGTGTATGGGCTTAAGCCTAACCGCCCTAAACCTGTATAAATTTTAATGCACGTATTATGTTATTGGATAGTTCACAACTCAAAACCAAAAACCCTACTCCTTCTCACCTGATTTGCGACGGCAGACGACAACCCCCCTCTCGTAAAGCTTTCCTGCGGATTCATTGTTTTCCTCGGTTAGTATAACACCCCCCCTAGTTGTGTCGGTTCATGATTGTTGTGGTAGTTGTTGAATTcatattttataatatatgtTAATATGTTAGCAAGGAGTTATTAATGGTTGATTTTGATTGGATAAGGCTTGAGGCACCGAAGGAATTATGTGAGCATGACTGTTGTTGAATtcgtattatataatatatagtaataattgCATCGGTTTGCGTCTGAACAATGGCAACATATTAGTCAATAATATGAGTACTATTAAGATGATGTGGGGAATTATGGTTGGGTTCGAGTGGCGGTTGTCTTTTTCAACAATGAACCTGACGTTTAATAAATTCTGAACTTCAAGATCACTTTTACATACAAACCATAATGACTTCACATGCATACAACAATTGATTTCTAAATGGCCGACAATACATGATAGGATTGTATTCCAATTGGACCATATATTATAGTAATATTCAATTTAGAATATGTCACAATCACATGCACACTTTGATGAATTCAATTTAGAATATGTCAGATCCACAATAAATTGCTTCACATGCATTTAATAATGTACTGCTAACAATACATGCATATGTTGGGCCGCATAATATAGATGTAATGGGCCTGGTATATTTGGGCTGCGTCAAAAAGGGGCATCGAGGTAATTATGGGTTCGGTATTAAGCACTAGGGTAGCACGATGTTCAGGTTATGTTATGAAGATGCTTTGTTAAGGGTGAGGATTACATAATGAATGGCCAatgtatgttactgtatgatCGTTTAATATCAAGTGAGATTTAAATAAATTGGTAAATGGGTATGGATAAGGGTTATAATTAAAACCATGTACATGTgactatatttttttttattatgattAATGATGATGGTAAGTCTATGCATGGGAATTCATATGTAATGTCAGAATCCATTTAAGTGAATTGAAATTAGTCAAAGATAGGTGCAGGTGGCTTTTGAGGTATGTGAAAGTGACAATTAAAGGCACCTTCATGTGATCTCTATGTGTGTAGGTGCATAGGATAGGTTGAAGGAGTCCCCACATGCTTTCTTTTGTACTGCAGTAACATGTGTCAAATTGTCAATTCATGAAAGTCAATTCTTTATGTATTGAATTATTAGTTCAGTATGGTTTGGTGTTATGTCATGCTGTTAAATTAGTGGTAGGGTGTTAGGATTTTAGGTGACATTCTTGCATGATCAATCTCAATTAAATAAGGGTTTGAGTCAAATCGGGAGGGTGCATAACTGATGCAATTGGGTATCTTCTAACGAGATGCTATTGGGCCGATACAGGTTAACTAAGCTGCGGAATTATTAGATGAAAATATAATGTTGGGCCGGTTGTGATGATGGGCCGTTTCATGTTTATTAAACACGCATATATGTTTGTTTAGGTAATACTTATATAGTTATACAATTTGTTAAACTTGAATGCATGATGTTTGATAATAATGTTGACGAAGGTCACTACTTGTATGTCGTGTGCACTGATTGCTGAATAAATGTGGTATGACACGTACCGAGCTTGTATGCATACTGACTGTTATGTGTGCAATTGtcataggacgtggttgattgtTTGGTTAAACGAGTAataccgagcactctaaggtgagttcatctttcttgagcatgcgtcccggtggttgggacagtcagtgggtattcctgggagggacaagtcttttgggtaaaaacgggaatgttggataatatactcttcctatcacctttaaagtccctccgtgttgtttggttaccgggaaggtaacatggtattagttagtagcgctacttaggtttggcaacctcaccccgtatctgggagaacgggtgttgaactaatgacctagtcatgaccaatgctttgataggagcattggagaaagggcaaaataatcagaagccgtcttgtatcggggtattatcaacattgttctcaacattactttcggaattaaattcaatggattaactaaacacttggtaatcaacgttttcgtaaaaccatgaactcaccagcgttgtctgatacacttgttgcatgctcgcaggtcgttaggtatcttggatttggagaacttgctgtctgaagtagcgggagtggtcatgggtcgacaggaaggatttatgtgactgatttcttgatgttatactttggttttgaaacagcttaacttcgtttactatttgcttccgctgaacttattggttttcgtttaaactcattgaagatgtttttattaataatggggattttaattataacttgtatgggttcaatgtaattggtggctcgttattggtacgtcacacgcctatcagggacactccctaggtggtattgttgagggtgtgacagtttggtatcagagccattggttatagtgaacttggttttaaaacgttttcataaaaccagactataaccgaacaggaccgaaatcgaccatgacactcagctccagactgcaaggtccGTTTCTCATTtgctattgcatagtatatctagtgtacacttatgtataacattGCACGTggatgcacacttggcacaacagcatgagcccttatattaccaacccctgttattTGAACTGTTAGCgtgacactacccttcgactattgtgattcttgatcatatgctatttgaatgtggggaaccttttagcgcaagttaagaggcactgagataagcatgcaaatcgccttattattatgggtgcacacataataataacgcgaggtgcatgcaagtcccagtgaggcttaacgagcgtgggaagggttctgccctattgtgtgtaaacttggtagtttgtagatttcgatgtgatactcgacttttacctcatttcgacccttaagattgcttccttctcttatatagaaccatgagtggtACGTCTCCCTTGAATGATCTTTTTGTTTCTATTTTATTCGACGTTGGTGCCGATTTGAGTTATGCGCCTCTGGGGTTAAATCGTTAGCtaggactgactcccacctttgttgtaaataagcatgtagtagaattaactgatagtaaatcgatagaagcttctcatgttctttttggttgtaaacttgacctcgtgggtcaagtgttcgatattgacctacttcccaatactcttATAAGTTTTGACACggtcgttgacatggacttggttatctatgtatcaagcagaaatcccctgcaaaaagaaaatcgtgcgttccctctccccagtggggaatccttatccgtttaagatcatcgtagtggtgccgttgttggcattgtcacagtcgtgaaagcccagaagtgcctacggaagggctactctgtTATACTGGCTCCtgtcaccgattcgccactttaagaaaggaagatcgagtatcTTCATGTTATTCGTGAAATTTTTTGACATGTCTTccaaagagttacctggtttacctccacatcgttaggtggaattttAGAATTGACCTTATGAAAATCCCGATTTCCTTCTGGGgtacagcaatcccttggattcgctggatactatcacagcttcatcataggattttcgaaggtttcgcaacttcaacctccttagcatagtggggagctgtgaattcctgagaaataaaatcggggaaacgtcttttcagcttttgaaacccaaccctagaacacgcggagcatcacttctatccgagAGTACCGATGATAcagcgatataccatgatggcttaattcagagtcccagttacacgcgtttgtcgttttgcaacactaatctttacccaccaaactctgttttggacaaatgatacactcgcgcgaccgcaatgtgacgaacctccctgttgtgccatgccgccatgcaccactactggaaattacgtctagacaacaaatttgctggccaaatccttcggatgtttaatggacccctgtttcgctcgattctttgtacgaacctcattaattccctgtttcttgattggcaactgatataacaaaatgctaacaaccataccatgatttccaccgatcacaagattagcccccccaggcgttgtaaagtatctatagatcgagttcgtcggaactcacttcaaaccatggttttagatcaattttcgggacgaaaatcctttcaagttggggatgatgtggcacctagaataatccgcaacaatcttgatttcccACTTCACTcttctgtgcttacttgtcaaatttcgggacgaaatttctttcaagttggggatgatgtgacaacccgaactttcaaggtttgtgCCTTTCAGTCTTGCGATCTTAATTCCTCGTCATTTCTCTTCAATGCATTACACATTTCATGCTAAGTAACATCCTGTTAATCGTATGATTATTTCGTTAATAAAGCACACTAATATTTTTGGGTCACACCTTAGTGTTTCAAATAAATGGTTGTTTTAGCGGGCCGCATCTCAAACCCTCGAAGCCCAAAGAGAGCCTAATTGGTGTAAGCCTAATGGTGGCTTAAGTGTATGGGCTTAAGCCTAACCGCCCTAAACCTGTATAAATTTTAATGCACGTATTATGTTATTGGATAGTTCACAACTCAAAACCAAAAACCCTACTCCTTCTCACCTGATTTGCGACGGCAGACGACAACCCCCCTCTCGTAAAGCTTTCCTGCGGATTCATTGTTTTCCTCGGTTAGTATAACACCCCCCCCTAGTTGTGTCGGTTCATGATTGTTGTGGTAGTTGTTGAATTcatattttataatatatgtTAATATGTTAGCAAGGAGTTATTAATGGTTGATTTTGATTGGATAAGGCTTGAGGCACCGAAGGAATTATGTGAGCATGACTGTTGTTGAATtcgtattatataatatatagtaataattgCATCGGTTTGCGTCTGAACAATGGCAACATATTAGTCAATAATATGAGTACTATTAAGATGATGTGGGGAATTATGGTTGGGTTCGAGTGGCGGTTGTCTTTTTCAACAATGAACCTGACGTTTAATAAATTCTGAACTTCAAGATCACTTTTACATACAAACCATAATGACTTCACATGCATACAACAATTGATTTCTAAATGGCCGACAATACATGATAGGATTGTATTCCAATTGGACCATATATTATAGTAATATTCAATTTAGAATATGTCACAATCACATGCACACTTTGATGAATTCAATTTAGAATATGTCAGATCCACAATAAATTGCTTCACATGCATTTAATAATGTACTGCTAACAATACATGCATATGTTGGGCCGCATAATATAGATGTAATGGGCCTGGTATATTTGGGCTGCGTCAAAAAGGGGCATCGAGGTAATTATGGGTTCGGTATTAAGCACTAGGGTAGCACGATGTTCAGGTTATGTTATGAAGATGCTTTGTTAAGGGTGAGGATTACATAATGAATGGCCAatgtatgttactgtatgatCGTTTAATATCAAGTGAGATTTAAATAAATTGGTAAATGGGTATGGATAAGGGTTATAATTAAAACCATGTACATGTgactatatttttttttattatgattAATGATGATGGTAAGTCTATGCATGGGAATTCATATGTAATGTCAGAATCCATTTAAGTGAATTGAAATTAGTCAAAGATAGGTGCAGGTGGCTTTTGAGGTATGTGAAAGTGACAATTAAAGGCACCTTCATGTGATCTCTATGTGTGTAGGTGCATAGGATAGGTTGAAGGAGTCCCCACATGCTTTCTTTTGTACTGCAGTAACATGTGTCAAATTGTCAATTCATGAAAGTCAATTCTTTATGTATTGAATTATTAGTTCAGTATGGTTTGGTGTTATGTCATGCTGTTAAATTAGTGGTAGGGTGTTAGGATTTTAGGTGACATTCTTGCATGATCAATCTCAATTAAATAAGGGTTTGAGTCAAATCGGGAGGGTGCATAACTGATGCAATTGGGTATCTTCTAACGAGATGCTATTGGGCCGATACAGGTTAACTAAGCTGCGGAATTATTAGATGAAAATATAATGTTGGGCCGGTTGTGATGATGGGCCGTTTCATGTTTATTAAACACGCATATATGTTTGTTTAGGTAATACTTATATAGTTATACAATTTGTTAAACTTGAATGCATGATGTTTGATAATAATGTTGACGAAGGTCACTACTTGTATGTCGTGTGCACTGATTGCTGAATAAATGTGGTATGACACGTACCGAGCTTGTATGCATACTGACTGTTATGTGTGCAATTGtcataggacgtggttgattgtTTGGTTAAACGAGTAataccgagcactctaaggtgagttcatctttcttgagcatgcgtcccggtggttgggacagtcagtgggtattcctgggagggacaagtcttttgggtaaaaacgggaatgttggataatatactcttcctatcacctttaaagtccctccgtgttgtttggttaccgggaaggtaacatggtattagttagtagcgctacttaggtttggcaacctcaccccgtatctgggagaacgggtgttgaactaatgacctagtcatgaccaatgctttgataggagcattggagaaagggcaaaataatcagaagccgtcttgtatcggggtattatcaacattgttctcaacattactttcggaattaaattcaatggattaactaaacacttggtaatcaacgttttcgtaaaaccatgaactcaccagcgttgtctgatacacttgttgcatgctcgcaggtcgttaggtatcttggatttggagaacttgctgtctgaagtagcgggagtggtcatgggtcgacaggaaggatttatgtgactgatttcttgatgttatactttggttttgaaacagcttaacttcgtttactatttgcttccgctgaacttattggttttcgtttaaactcattgaagatgtttttattaataatggggattttaattataacttgtatgggttcaatgtaattggtggctcgttattggtacgtcacacgcctatcagggacactccctaggtggtattgtTGAGGGTGTGACAGTGGGTGACGGCGGCGGTGGCAGTGGCGGCGGTTTAGGGTGGCGGGTGGTGGCAGCAGCAACAATGGGAGGCGGTAATGGTGGGTGGGGGTGGTTAGTGGTGGTGGTAGATGGTGGCATGGCGATGGTTGGCGGTGGTCAGCGGTGGCGGTGGGTAGAGGCGACGAGTGGTGGCAAACTAACAGTGGTCGGTGGCGGCGACGGTTGGTGGCGGCTGCGGTGGCCATGGTGGAGGCAGAGGTGGTGGTCGGCGGCAGCGGCGGAAGGTGATGACGGTAGTGGCGGGTGGTGACagtgggtggcggtggtggcgggtGGTAGTAGTGGTGGACATTGTTGGTGATGATGGGTGAGAGAGGgaatgaaatgaaaaaaaaaaaaacaatagggTTGATGGAATTAATTTGAGGGAATTGAATACCTTATGTAATAGGTGATTCCATCATCTTGACTAACCAAACACATTTTAAACATTCCCTCGTAATAATCCATTACATTCcgctctcattcctgcataccaaacactaactGATTAACTATATAATAACTAACTTAACCAAATCACATTAACCGAACCTAACAAAAAAACTTTGTATTTATTAGTAAAAATATTGTTAAGTTTGAGTTTGCAAGGTTTGTGAAGAACTAATAATAAAGCTCAAAACAATTTTGAATCGCTATAAAGAAATGTAATCATAAACGAAATGGTGATGTGTAGTGATGAATAGATCTCTAACAGGTAAGATCTATTTGTACTAAGTACGAAAGCTCTGTTTGTGATTGTTGACATCaccctgatagtgacatctaacattccAAACAGAAAAGATTCCACAGATGTTGCAAACATCTTTGCAAATCTAACATCAGATCAAACTATGCTAAACACCGATACAAAACAAGTACCGTTACATTGGGAAACCTCTGTTTGGCCTATTCTCATTTGCTTTGATCCAAACATCTGATTGGCCAGCTAGATGTTTGGTCTTCTTAATCAGACCTTTGCTCTTCAATAGACTTTAGTCTTAAACGGaccttctttcttcttgaacaaTAGTTCCAAGGCTTTGATAAGATGTTTGTTTTTCTTCAATAGATGCTCTGATTTAGGTGTTCAAGTATCTTTGGGCAGAATCTGGTTCAAGCTTCTGTTTATTTCTTGATTAGATGATCATGTTTTGGCTTTGAATATCAAACATTCTTTTGTagatccaacaatctccccctagaataGATGATGCCAAAACAGATGTTTATTAGATCAATTTTTATTCCTCTTCAACTTATCTCTGACTTGTGCTTTAAATTGCTTTTCAAATCTTTTTGAGAGTAAGTCGTTAGCATCCCTTTTGAGTGGAAGACCTAGTAAATCTTGCAGATCTTCAATTTTCAGGCTCATCACACTATTCATTAAAGTCTTTTTCACTTCTCCATTTGCCCTGACAATTGTCAATTCATGGCTTGCTCTATCTGAGGACCATTTTTGAATTTCAGAGGCATATGAAGTTACTAGGACCGATTTTATTGGAACAGGTGAAGGAATATGTTTTCCCAATATTTTCCCAAGCGGCTCCTCTTGTTTGGCATTAGGATGCCCATACATAAGTTCATTTTCGATCCTGTCATTCCTTATATCATCTTCAAACTTTTTCAGATCTTCTGCATACATCTCTTTTTGTCTTTTGAGGTGGCTTCTAACAATTGAGGAGACATGCTTTGTAGATGGAAGTTTAGGAGGAGTAACCTATGAGCTGATAGGTAAATATTCATAGTTAGGCCTTTTGGGGACTGGGGGATCTATAGCTCTTAATGCTTCAAATTTCTTGTAGCTCTCTATGATTGTTAGCTCATCCCACCTGGCCATGGATTGCATTGATCCGAATTTTGCAGCAACCATCTCCTTTTCCATTCTTCTTAATTCAACTGCTTTTTGACCAACAGGTTTTCTTCATGTACCCCAGTTGAGAGGAGTGGGCTTGATGTCTGGATTGAGCTTTATCATCTCAATCGTTGTGATCTCTTCTAGGAGGCTTCTGTAGTCTAACTAGAGAATTGAGCTCTTGTGGCTCTATAAggattattttttataaactCCAGATAATCTTCCCTTAGTTTCTTTTTGAGGTTAGGGTTTTTACTGGTCCTTGAGAAGACTTTTGACTGACATCTTTTGCAAAATCTTCAGATCTATTCACCTTTGTGAATTTTGTAGACATGATCTACTAAGCCTCCTTATCATTTTTCCCTTTGCTTTTGAAAGCAGCTATCTTTTCAGACTatttgatctttaattccaagtACTCTTATACATTTTTAGGCTTTTGATATCTTCTGAGTGATGGAAAAGTAAGTTAGCTGATGTCAGTTGTTGATTAGAAAGATTGTATCTCTTTTGATACATTTTCTAACTCCTGTGGTCAAGTGTGGTGGTGGGTAGTTTCGTGGATGGTGATGTAATGGTGAGTGTTGTAGTTGTGGTAATGGATGGTTGAGATGTGATGGATATTTCTATGGTGGTTGTGGTTTTGATAGCTGATGCAATAGgagtttcttcatcatcatcttggaCAACGAATTAAGTTCTCCTGGTTCAGGTTTGAAGTGTTTGTGTTTTTTTATGGTGGTCGTAGAAGTTGTGTTGTTGGTTTTCTTTTGTGGATGAGAAGTCCTTTAGAGGACTTCTGTGTTGATGGTAGTGGTAGTGTAGTTGTAATGTAACGCCctgctcttttgtactttccatttatagaaagttttgttcatatttctatttttggaaactttgtattcttgtaagcgttcctttctttgtaatcattatcaaatcTAGACTTgtatcattaatgaagcttgtattttgttatatttatgttatacacattctatgtatgctcgtatgttcgacttcgtgaatcaatcaatgtttaatcattattcttggaaactatgtgctaaacttgtaattaaactaaacttatgcattgaacgtattTTGAGCGAGAAcgacacttgatttgatacttatacgcttgattatacttggtttatgcTCCTCATACTTAATCATATCTTAAACTATGCTTTTGTGACAAACATGGCCCT
It encodes:
- the LOC110942700 gene encoding glycine-rich cell wall structural protein-like, whose product is MAIHVLHMLDGETSEEWEQEVDEGQVVGTFDVAQKLPSGGHSLGGIVEGVTVGDGGGGSGGGLGWRVVAAATMGGGNGGWGWLVVVVDGGMAMVGGGQRWRWVEATSGGKLTVVGGGDGWWRLRWPWWRQRWWSAAAAEGDDGSGGW